Within the Paenibacillus pabuli genome, the region TGATCTATGAAAAAATGGCCGGCTGCAGTCGTTATCTTTCTGTTATTGTGTTTATTTCCTATCGCAGCACATGCAGGCGCCGTGCCCTCCATTGTTCTTGATGGTGTAACGATGGATCAGCAGTCCGGGGCGCCAGCGGAGAATGTCGGAAAGACGGTAATGATACCGATCCGCATGGTTTCAGAAAACCTCGGTTATCAGGTGAAGTGGGATAAGGAAACAAAGTCTGTTCTGGTTGAAAAAGGGAGCCGCAGTATTGCAATGACGGCTGGTAAAGGTACGGCAACGGTTAATGGAAGCCCTGTAGAGCTGGATTCCCCGCCTTTGGTTAAACATGGAACTACCTTGGTCCCCTTACGCTTCGTCGGGGAAGGCATGGGGCTGGAAGTAGGATGGGACAATGGAACCAAGACGGTCAGCCTATACACCGTTCCGCCAGTGGCAGAACCCGATGAAAAAGATGAGGCTAATGTAACTCCTTCTCCGAGCTTTAATGCAGAGCTCCAGAGTATCAGTTTCAGCAGTAATCGATTGATGATAACGACAAGTGGAGAAATCAAGCCGAAGCTGTCCACGCTCGGTGCACCGGATCGGATTATTGTGGATATGCCTGGAACAACGTTCGCTGAGTCCTTCATGAGAGGACAAGCCTTAACCTCTGATGGCAGCGGCAGTATTGAAGTTGCGGATTCCGCTGTGGTATCCAAAGTGCGATATGCCATGTTCAGTCATTCGCCATCCACGGTTCGTGTTGTGTTTGACTTGAAACAAGCCGCAACAGCCAAGTGGTCACTAGGAGATAACCATGTGCTGCTAGTCGATCTGTCAGCAAGCAGTGGGGAATCTGCCAGTCAACCAGCCTTACCAACAGATGACGGCAAGAAAATGGTGATTATTGATCCGGGGCACGGCGGGAGGCAATCGGGAGCAGTAAGCATTTCCGGCACGTATGAGAAGGACTTTAATCTTGCAGTGAGTTTGAAAGTACAGGCACTGCTGCAGCAGCATGAAGATATTCAAACGGTGATCACACGCCAGGATGATACGGAACTTTCATTGCAGCAAAGAGTCGAAATGGCGGAACTTAATCAAGCGGATATTTTCGTCTCCATTCACGGCAACAAATTTACGACTCCTGATCCGAATGGAATAGAAACGCTCTATAGTCGGATAGAGAGCAAAACCCTAGCCGATATGCTCCACACACATATACTGCCCGTTACGGGACTCAAGGATCGCGGTGTGAAGATGGTTAGCCTGCATGTGACTCGTGAGACGACCATGCCTGCAGTTTTGCTTGAGCTTGGTTTTATGAGTAATCCTTCTGATGAAGCGATTATGCTTACGGAAGATTATCAGGATCGGTGTGCAGAAGCAATTGTAGATGGAATTGTAGAATTTTTAGGGCTCTAAGGCCGGTTATGCGTAAAAACGCAGTTTAGGACAGTTCGTTGTTTTCAGATGTTTAATTGATAAAAAAGGAAATAAAAAGACATTAAAATGTAGAAAAAGCTTGATTTGACAACGTTTTTTTTCTGTTATGTTGGAATATATTCGCAACTTTTGAGAGTACGGGGCGTCTAATAGGTGTCTGGTAATGCCCTCGTGGTCAGTCGGAGCTGTAAGTCACAACATGCGGCGAAAAAATATGAGAATGGTAGGGGTGAAGGATGAAGAAGTTCGGTTTTTTGGTACTGTTATTTGTCTTTGGGCTCGTTTTCCCGGGCTATAGTCATGCAGCAGCGGATACGAAAATTATCCTAGACGGGAAAGAAATTGTGCAGCCTTCGGATGCCAAAGCGGAAATCATCAATAGCAAAGTGATGGTGCCGATTCGGGTTATTTCCGAGAGTCTGGGGTACGGTGTGGAATGGAAGCAAAGTACAAGCACCGTGACGATAAGCAAAGACAACACTGCCATGCAGATGATTGTAGGACAGAAGACGGCAACGGTGAACGGCAGTAATGTGAACCTGGATGCCCCGCCACTCGTAAAAAATGGTACGACTCTTGTGCCCCTCCGATTTATCGGTGAACAAATGGGTCTTAAGGTGGGTTGGAACAACACTACGAAGACGGTAACATTAGTTACCCAGAATTCAGGTTCCGGAAACGGAACAACAACTCCTCCGAACTCCGGCAATAATGGCGGGAGTACGAATGAGGAAGGTCTTGTACTGGTGAACGGCATCAGCTTCAGTGACAACCGCTTCTTTATTGCAACCAGTGGAGAAACGAAGCCGAACGTCTTCACGATGACAGGACCGGATCGAATCGTGATCGACTTACCTAATACCGCATTTGCTGATTCTTTCAGTGAGGGACAAGCTCTTGACAGCAACCAGAATGGACAGCTTGTAGTCAGCGGTTATCCCGATGTTTCCAAGATTCGGTATTCGTTATACAGCAACAGCCCTTCTACTGTTCGTTTTGTCATTGATCTTTCCAATGCTAAAGGTTATGACGTTCAAAACGATTCTGGTTTGATTATGGTTGATCTGAACAAACAAGGCGCGACACCTACTTCTCCAGTTGGAGATAACGGCAAGAAAGTTGTCGTGATTGATGCAGGACATGGGGATCAGGATCCTGGAGCAATTGGCGTAACCGGAAAACGGGAAAAAGATTTCAACTTGGCGATGGCTTTGAAAGTGGAAGCACTGCTGAAAAAAGAGTCTAAAATTGACGTAGTGCTGACGCGCAGCGATGATACGTTTCTGGCTTTGAGTGAACGTGTAAAAATTGCCGAGAAGGTAAATGCGGATATTTTCATTTCCATTCATGCCAATAGTGGGCCTGCTGCTGCCAACGGTGTAGAAACATTCTATACCCGCTCCACCAGTAAGGCATTGGCTACCATCATGCACAAGCATCTTCTGCAATCGTCCGGATTGAAGGATCGTGGCGTGAAAACGGCAAGCCTCCATGTTACCCGTGAAACGACAATGCCAGCTGTTCTGCTGGAAGGCGGTTTCCTGAGCAATAAGAGCGATGAAGCAGCTCTGTTCACTGAAAGTTTCCAAAACAGTGTTGCCAAGGGTATTGTTGCAGGAATCAAGGAGTATCTGGGAATTAAATAAGGGTCAACCCTTATGATCAGGAGGCGGAGTTAGAATGAACAAAAAATTATGGATTGCAGCACTGTTGGTGACGGTTATGGCAGTTGCTGCCGGATGTGGAAGCAAGCCAACAGCAGCTCCTGCTCCAAGTCAGACTCAGGGGGCAGGAACAGAAGTTAGCGTCCCTGAGGATCAAAATAATGAGAACGAGACAAATGATACCGAAATTACGGATCCTGTAACTGTGGAAACAGAAGGGACGACATCTGAACCGGATTCGACACCTTCCAGCTCGGGTACGGAAGGAACAACTTCTTCGGGAGGAACTTCTACGGATTCCAACAGCCCTTCACAGGGTACAGAGCAAAAAACAATCAAGGTGTTTTATACCGATCCGGAAGAGCTGGATCTGCATGAAGCCACTGCAAGTATCTCCTATGCAGCAGATGACGACAAGTACAAGGAAGCATTTGCAGCTTTACAACAAACGGCAGATGACAAACTTGTTCCACTATGGGCCAAAGAGATTGAGTTGAAGTCCGTAAAATTTGATGCTGGTGCACTCACATTGGATATTCATATGCCTGATACCGCGCGTCTTGGTGCAGGTGGAGAAGCATATGCAATTGATGCCTTGAAGAAAACATTCTTCCAGTTTGATGAAGTCAAATCGCTTGATTTGCTGGTGGACGGGCAGCAATCTGAGAGCTTAATGGGCCATGTCGATCTTGAGCATCCAATGACAAGATCCGAATAGCCTCGCTGCAGCATGTTGTATTTACCGTTTTCAAAGGGATATCGACCGTTTTACATGAGAGGGGAAATCATAGGTGACTTTTAAATATAACAATCCATCACACTCTAAAAAAGTAGTATCAGCCGTGCTTGCAGGCATGATGGCCCTTAGCGCTGGCGGAGCTGCCATGGCAGCAGAATCAAAAGAAGCGGAGCAAAGCCAGACTGCAGCTGTAAGCAATACGACTGCACCTTCAGGTTTGTTCAATGATATCAAGGTTGGATACTGGGCTGAGAAACATGTATATAAACTGGCGAACCAAGGTATCCTTCTCGGTAACAATGGTCTGTTCCGTCCTGGAGATGCGGTAACACAACAGGAAGCCGTAACCATGGCGATCCGTTTTATGAACCAGGAAGGCCAGTTGAACGACAGCACGGCTACGGCATTACCGACAAATATGGAAGTGGGGAACTATTTCAAGCCATATGTCGCTTTGGCGCTTCAACTGGGACTGATTGATAAAACGGAAGAATCCACAGCAGACGTTTCCAAAACAACATGGGGACAAAAGCCTGCATCGCGTGAGTGGATTACTAAATTGCTGATCCGTTCATTGAACAAAGAGGCTGAAGCGAAGGCACAGAACAGTCAGTCCACTGGCTTCGCCGATGATGCAAGCATCTCCGAAGATGGCAAAGGTTACGTCAATCTGGCGGTGAGCCTGGAGCTTGCCAAAGGTGTGGAAGGCAATAAATTTAATCCAACCGGCTCGGTAACGCGTGCCCAACTAGCGACTTTCTTCAGCAGAGGAGAGGCGTTAACTGATACAGCGTATCCGAACACATTCACAGGATATGTGACTGGATTAAAAGATGGTCAGATCAGCATGCTGGTGGATGGCAAAGCAATGAACTTTGCGGTCAACAGCAGCACACCCTACTTTACAAAAGACAGTGAAACACGTGCAGCAGAACCCAATGTTCAGCTCTATACAAAAGTACAAGTGGTTGGATCTGCAGGAACTGCAGCTTATGTGGAAGTAATTGATGCGACACCGCAGGTGGAGAGCGTTGAAGGCACGTTTGCACGTTCGTTATCTGGCAATAAAATTGGTATCTTTGTTGGCGAGAACTATGAAACTTACGGATATGATGAAGCAACGGCATTTATCGACCAGAACGGGAAGGCCATTAAGTTGTCTGATATTACGGCAGACAGCATCATTGAAGTACAGCGCGAGACCTTCTCCGCTGACAAAAAGACTGTCGCAATTCGCGTGAAGTCTGGCATTGTCAACAAGAGCGACAGCGGTGTGATTGCGGAAGTGAGCACAACTGGGAAAACGATCAAGTTCACCAATGCTGCAGGAGCCACTGAGCAGTTTGCGTATGGTGATAACCTGATCATTCGTTATCAGGATCGAATTTTGTCCCTCGCAGAGCTTAAAGCAGGCAGTGCAGTGAAATACACGGTGAAGGATAGCGTTCTGCAATCCATTGAATTGTCTCAGGGTGTAGAGCAGTCTGTACGTGGCACGTTGGTAGAGATCGGTGGCAATCAATCCACATTAACGTTCAAACGTGAAGGCGGCTCTCTTGAGGCCAAACTGCTGGCTGAAAATCCGGAAGTAGTCATTAACGGCATTCAGGATGCGTCACTGTCTGACCTGATTACGGATGCAACGAATGGTGACCAGGTGGAACTGACGCTGAATGGGGAAGATCGTGTAACACGAATTCAGGTCATTGGACGTCAGATGGAACCAATGAACGGAGCTTCCGTGGTTTCCTACAACAGCAAAACAAAAGTGTTGACTGTACTGGACAGTAACAAAAAACCGTTTGTATTTACGCTGGATGACAAAACGAAGCTGGACTACAATACAACCAAGCCTACGCTGGCTGGATTGGAATCGCTTTTGAACGAAGGACGCAAACTCGATCTGACATATGTCGGAACAAGAGCGTTGTCCGTAAAATTCATATACAAATATGAAGGTACGCTCAGCGGCATGGATACCAGCAAAAAAACGATCAGCTTATTGTCTGGTAACCAAACCATCACCGTTCCTTATTCTACCGTTCCGGCGATTGAGATCTATAACAAGTCCGGAGCAAGTCTAAGTGATCTGAAGATTGGTGATAAAGTAACCGTTACACTAGGTTCCAATCAGGATTACGTACAAAAAGTGTCATTAAACACCGTGGCACAATTTGAAGTCATATCTGTAGAGACCAATGGGCGTGTTCGTGTGAAATCGGACTCACTGACAAGTCAGTTTTACGTGGATCAGGCTGTTTTGACAGGTGAAAGTGGACAAAGCATTACAGCTTCCCAACTGGCTGCTGGCAATCTGATTAACGTCACTTTCGAAGGAACCACACCTAAAGCGGTTCAGGTTGTGAAACGTACGTTTGCAGAAGTGACATCTGTTGATGCGACTTCGGTAACACTGAAGTTGTTTAACGGACAGAGCGAAACGGTACCTGTTAGCGGTGCTGTAAAAGTAATCAAGTCGGGCTCCACGCTAACCACACTAAACAGTCTTACGGTGGGTGATCGTGTCGAAATGACCAAGGATACGGACAATTCCACTAGGTTCAGAGTGATGACCATTATGAGTAAACAGTTCTGGTCCTATGATGGAGTTGGTAACCAAATCTTGGTTAAACGCGAGTCTACTTCAGACACCAATTACCGTTTTGCACTTGGTACAGGCGTATTTGTTCACCAGGGCGACAACACTTTAAGCGTGCAATCTCTCAAAGATAATGATAATATTGTATTGTATCTCCTGAATAACGTAGTCATGGAGATCCAAAAACAGTAATCGTTTTTTTCGAGGATCAAAAGAATGACCGTCTTGATGCGGGATCTTTCCCCCATCAGGACGTTTTTTTTGCAAGCTTTTTGGCGTCCCCGCAGAGCACTCGAAATAAGCTTGGAAGTAAGTCTCCACTCGGTGTGGTGATTTTGTGGGAGGTAGCTCTTCATGAATGCAGCGACTGTTAGGCACATACTCGATACAATGGAAGCAATGTTCCCTGATGCACATTGCGAATTAAATCACAGCAATGCGTTTGAATTGACTGTAGCTGTCCTGTTGTCTGCCCAGTGTACCGATGAAACGGTAAATAAGGTGACCGCAGACTTGTTCCAAAAGTACACCAGTCCTGCCGACTATCTGGCGGTTCCGCTCGAAGAGTTGGAACAGGACATCCGGCGTATTGGCTTGTACCGGAACAAGGCCAAGCATATTCAGAACATGTGCCGTATTTTAATAGAGCAGTATGGCGGTGATGTACCGCAGGAACATGATCAGCTTGTGACGCTGCCAGGTGTAGGGCGGAAGACTGCAAATGTGGTTGTTTCCAATGCATTTGGTGTACCGGCCATTGCGGTGGATACGCATGTTGAACGTGTATCCAAACGGCTCGGGCTGGCAGGCTGGGACGACTCCGTACTTGAAGTCGAGAAAAAACTGATGAAGCGCGTACCCCGGGATGAGTGGACTTTAACTCACCACCGGATTATTTTCTTTGGACGCTACCATTGCAAGGCTCAAAATCCTGGATGTCACATCTGTCCATTGCTGGACGTATGCCGGGAAGGGAAAAAGCGTATGAAA harbors:
- a CDS encoding N-acetylmuramoyl-L-alanine amidase family protein, whose amino-acid sequence is MKKFGFLVLLFVFGLVFPGYSHAAADTKIILDGKEIVQPSDAKAEIINSKVMVPIRVISESLGYGVEWKQSTSTVTISKDNTAMQMIVGQKTATVNGSNVNLDAPPLVKNGTTLVPLRFIGEQMGLKVGWNNTTKTVTLVTQNSGSGNGTTTPPNSGNNGGSTNEEGLVLVNGISFSDNRFFIATSGETKPNVFTMTGPDRIVIDLPNTAFADSFSEGQALDSNQNGQLVVSGYPDVSKIRYSLYSNSPSTVRFVIDLSNAKGYDVQNDSGLIMVDLNKQGATPTSPVGDNGKKVVVIDAGHGDQDPGAIGVTGKREKDFNLAMALKVEALLKKESKIDVVLTRSDDTFLALSERVKIAEKVNADIFISIHANSGPAAANGVETFYTRSTSKALATIMHKHLLQSSGLKDRGVKTASLHVTRETTMPAVLLEGGFLSNKSDEAALFTESFQNSVAKGIVAGIKEYLGIK
- a CDS encoding S-layer homology domain-containing protein; the encoded protein is MTFKYNNPSHSKKVVSAVLAGMMALSAGGAAMAAESKEAEQSQTAAVSNTTAPSGLFNDIKVGYWAEKHVYKLANQGILLGNNGLFRPGDAVTQQEAVTMAIRFMNQEGQLNDSTATALPTNMEVGNYFKPYVALALQLGLIDKTEESTADVSKTTWGQKPASREWITKLLIRSLNKEAEAKAQNSQSTGFADDASISEDGKGYVNLAVSLELAKGVEGNKFNPTGSVTRAQLATFFSRGEALTDTAYPNTFTGYVTGLKDGQISMLVDGKAMNFAVNSSTPYFTKDSETRAAEPNVQLYTKVQVVGSAGTAAYVEVIDATPQVESVEGTFARSLSGNKIGIFVGENYETYGYDEATAFIDQNGKAIKLSDITADSIIEVQRETFSADKKTVAIRVKSGIVNKSDSGVIAEVSTTGKTIKFTNAAGATEQFAYGDNLIIRYQDRILSLAELKAGSAVKYTVKDSVLQSIELSQGVEQSVRGTLVEIGGNQSTLTFKREGGSLEAKLLAENPEVVINGIQDASLSDLITDATNGDQVELTLNGEDRVTRIQVIGRQMEPMNGASVVSYNSKTKVLTVLDSNKKPFVFTLDDKTKLDYNTTKPTLAGLESLLNEGRKLDLTYVGTRALSVKFIYKYEGTLSGMDTSKKTISLLSGNQTITVPYSTVPAIEIYNKSGASLSDLKIGDKVTVTLGSNQDYVQKVSLNTVAQFEVISVETNGRVRVKSDSLTSQFYVDQAVLTGESGQSITASQLAAGNLINVTFEGTTPKAVQVVKRTFAEVTSVDATSVTLKLFNGQSETVPVSGAVKVIKSGSTLTTLNSLTVGDRVEMTKDTDNSTRFRVMTIMSKQFWSYDGVGNQILVKRESTSDTNYRFALGTGVFVHQGDNTLSVQSLKDNDNIVLYLLNNVVMEIQKQ
- a CDS encoding GerMN domain-containing protein yields the protein MNKKLWIAALLVTVMAVAAGCGSKPTAAPAPSQTQGAGTEVSVPEDQNNENETNDTEITDPVTVETEGTTSEPDSTPSSSGTEGTTSSGGTSTDSNSPSQGTEQKTIKVFYTDPEELDLHEATASISYAADDDKYKEAFAALQQTADDKLVPLWAKEIELKSVKFDAGALTLDIHMPDTARLGAGGEAYAIDALKKTFFQFDEVKSLDLLVDGQQSESLMGHVDLEHPMTRSE
- a CDS encoding N-acetylmuramoyl-L-alanine amidase family protein, with amino-acid sequence MKKWPAAVVIFLLLCLFPIAAHAGAVPSIVLDGVTMDQQSGAPAENVGKTVMIPIRMVSENLGYQVKWDKETKSVLVEKGSRSIAMTAGKGTATVNGSPVELDSPPLVKHGTTLVPLRFVGEGMGLEVGWDNGTKTVSLYTVPPVAEPDEKDEANVTPSPSFNAELQSISFSSNRLMITTSGEIKPKLSTLGAPDRIIVDMPGTTFAESFMRGQALTSDGSGSIEVADSAVVSKVRYAMFSHSPSTVRVVFDLKQAATAKWSLGDNHVLLVDLSASSGESASQPALPTDDGKKMVIIDPGHGGRQSGAVSISGTYEKDFNLAVSLKVQALLQQHEDIQTVITRQDDTELSLQQRVEMAELNQADIFVSIHGNKFTTPDPNGIETLYSRIESKTLADMLHTHILPVTGLKDRGVKMVSLHVTRETTMPAVLLELGFMSNPSDEAIMLTEDYQDRCAEAIVDGIVEFLGL
- the nth gene encoding endonuclease III, producing MNAATVRHILDTMEAMFPDAHCELNHSNAFELTVAVLLSAQCTDETVNKVTADLFQKYTSPADYLAVPLEELEQDIRRIGLYRNKAKHIQNMCRILIEQYGGDVPQEHDQLVTLPGVGRKTANVVVSNAFGVPAIAVDTHVERVSKRLGLAGWDDSVLEVEKKLMKRVPRDEWTLTHHRIIFFGRYHCKAQNPGCHICPLLDVCREGKKRMKTSQIRKDKERATTPKRKIN